Proteins co-encoded in one Spirosoma endbachense genomic window:
- the panB gene encoding 3-methyl-2-oxobutanoate hydroxymethyltransferase: MSVHNPDIKRVTTHTIQELKNKGEKISALTAYDYSMARVVDTAGVELILVGDSASNVMAGHETTLPITLDQMIYHASSVVRGVKRALVVVDLPFGSYQGNSSEALRSAIRIMKESGAHAVKMEGGQEIRESIVRILSAGVPVMGHLGLTPQSIYKFGTYAVRAKEEAEAQKLIDDAHMLEDIGCFGVVLEKIPATLTKTVSKSLTIPTIGIGAGPDADGQILVLHDMLGINNEFKPRFLRRYADLHTIITKAIAHYVDDVKANDFPNEKEAY, translated from the coding sequence ATGTCTGTTCATAATCCCGATATCAAGCGCGTTACAACGCACACCATTCAGGAACTGAAAAATAAGGGGGAGAAGATCTCAGCCCTCACCGCCTACGATTATTCGATGGCGCGCGTAGTCGATACGGCTGGCGTTGAGCTGATTCTGGTCGGCGATTCGGCCTCGAATGTAATGGCGGGCCATGAAACCACCTTGCCAATTACGCTCGATCAGATGATTTACCACGCCAGTTCGGTAGTACGAGGTGTCAAACGGGCGTTAGTTGTGGTTGACCTCCCTTTCGGCTCCTACCAGGGCAACTCCTCCGAAGCACTGCGTTCGGCGATTCGAATCATGAAAGAATCGGGCGCTCATGCCGTAAAAATGGAAGGTGGCCAGGAGATCCGGGAATCAATTGTCCGCATACTAAGCGCAGGCGTTCCGGTAATGGGCCATTTGGGTTTGACACCCCAGTCTATTTATAAATTCGGCACTTACGCCGTCCGGGCAAAAGAAGAAGCGGAAGCGCAAAAACTCATCGACGATGCCCACATGCTTGAGGACATTGGTTGTTTTGGGGTTGTATTGGAAAAAATCCCCGCTACACTGACCAAAACAGTATCTAAAAGCCTTACTATTCCAACCATCGGTATAGGCGCTGGGCCCGATGCTGACGGTCAGATTCTGGTTCTCCACGATATGCTGGGCATCAATAATGAGTTTAAGCCTCGTTTCTTACGCCGGTATGCCGATTTGCACACGATTATAACCAAGGCTATTGCCCATTACGTGGACGATGTAAAAGCCAACGACTTTCCGAACGAGAAAGAAGCTTATTGA
- a CDS encoding RluA family pseudouridine synthase: MNKKPFQVIYEDNHLLIVNKEPGILVQGDRTGDTTLLDVLKQYVKEKYEKPGEVFLGLVHRLDRPVSGLVVFARTSKALERMNEIFRKRQVQKTYWAVVRHKPPKNTDKLVNWLIKDEQKNQVTVYDYEVPGSQKAELSYRVMGKINEHYLLEVNPITGRPHQIRSQLAHMGSPIRGDVKYGYDRAVADKKIYLHARRLYFIHPVKQAGAPDRPIICKAGLPNDPFWEEFLELDDENYKDKNMDFIFE; the protein is encoded by the coding sequence ATGAATAAGAAACCATTTCAGGTGATTTACGAAGACAATCACCTATTGATTGTTAATAAAGAGCCGGGGATTCTGGTTCAGGGTGACCGCACAGGCGATACTACCCTGCTGGATGTACTGAAGCAGTACGTAAAAGAAAAATACGAAAAACCCGGTGAAGTATTTCTGGGTTTAGTACACCGGCTCGACCGGCCGGTAAGTGGACTGGTTGTGTTTGCCCGGACATCGAAAGCGTTGGAACGGATGAACGAAATCTTCCGTAAACGGCAGGTACAAAAGACCTACTGGGCAGTCGTTCGACACAAGCCACCCAAAAATACCGATAAACTGGTTAACTGGCTCATTAAAGATGAGCAGAAGAACCAGGTAACGGTTTATGATTATGAAGTTCCGGGCTCGCAGAAAGCCGAACTATCGTATCGCGTAATGGGCAAAATCAATGAGCATTATCTGCTTGAAGTAAACCCAATTACGGGTCGGCCGCATCAGATTCGCTCACAGCTGGCGCACATGGGCTCCCCCATTCGGGGTGATGTTAAATACGGGTATGATCGGGCTGTTGCCGACAAAAAAATCTATCTCCATGCCCGTCGCCTGTATTTCATTCATCCGGTCAAACAGGCCGGAGCGCCGGATCGACCGATCATCTGTAAGGCTGGCTTACCTAATGATCCTTTCTGGGAAGAGTTTCTGGAACTGGATGATGAAAATTATAAAGATAAAAACATGGATTTTATTTTCGAATAA